Proteins from a single region of Oncorhynchus tshawytscha isolate Ot180627B linkage group LG03, Otsh_v2.0, whole genome shotgun sequence:
- the LOC112226292 gene encoding gastrula zinc finger protein XlCGF57.1-like, which translates to MNVNQAEVLKSTRWRTNLEKVNITKRTKHSKTNGVTLNSIQVKQKPRNFEQKEIGDGDRSKLSLLKKPVKQQQTTSNQPTIGSQISWSPLVLLTRLSKVVVKTLRRDTKVCLVKEETDARRDEDNKGVLSPQFFPCPHCTISFTDCYFLENHIKNKHQKQYLAMLKSQVSKSKRVYGPTHSCPHCSCMFHTPRQLDIHTRQAHPSARPQKPAHPRRVPGKLHPCPQCARRFPYLGTLLKHCKNFHKMAVVRIDGHLSCAECGKSFENCWGLGPHRCHEPEGTKPKDTKPVICLEVGFHCSECGKILTTPTSLNTHMRIHTGEKPYECKECGKRFSNSSSLGKHLLIHKGFKEFKCQDCGKAFAQANLLRNHMTVHSGERKFSCSHCDKRYAYRGSLELHLRTHSGERPFKCTVCGKDFADKCYLKTHLNIHNNQKNYHCGVCGRKFIRLGLLKLHMRSHTGERPYHCTVCDKKFFRLSHLKNHHLTHTGEKPYTCTECGKSFTQSGDLAKHKRHHTGERPFECSECHSRFICSGSLTLHMRTHTHRDVKPFSCQECGKSFYEQSHVKVHMKIHNGKPYSCPHCFFCFARKSNLSNHLSRCPQLK; encoded by the exons ATGAATGTTAACCAGGCTGAGGTACTCAAATCAACTAGATGGAGAACAAACCTGGAGAAAGTTAACATAACCAAGAGGACTAAACATTCCAAAACGAATGGGGTTACTTTGAACTCCATACAAGTAAAACAGAAACCAAGAAACTTTGAGCAGAAGGAAATTGGGGACGGTGACCGTTCCAAACTTTCCTTGCTGAAGAAGCCTGTCAAgcaacaacaaactacatccAACCAACCGACCATTGGTAGTCAGATATCATGGAGTCCTCTAGTGCTGTTAACCAGATTGTCTAAG GTGGTGGTTAAGACTCTTCGGAGAGATACTAAAGTGTGTTTGGtgaaggaagagacagatgccaGGAGGGATGAAGACAACAAGGGAG TCTTGTCTCCTCAGTTCTTTCCTTGTCCACACTGCACCATCTCCTTTACTGACTGTTATTTCCTAGAGAATCACATCAAGAACAAACACCAGAAGCAGTACCTGGCCATGTTGAAAAGCCAAGTCTCAAAGAGTAAAAGAGTGTACGGCCCCACACACAGCTGTCCCCACTGTAGCTGCATGTTCCATACACCACGACAGCTAGACATTCATACCCGCCAGGCCCACCCATCTGCCCGTCCCCAGAAACCTGCCCATCCCCGCAGGGTTCCGGGGAAACTCCACCCCTGCCCGCAGTGTGCCCGCAGATTCCCTTACCTGGGCACCCTGCTGAAGCACTGCAAGAATTTCCACAAAATGGCCGTTGTTCGCATCGATGGACACCTCAGTTGCGCggagtgtgggaagagctttgagAATTGTTGGGGACTGGGGCCTCACCGGTGTCACGAACCAGAGGGCACTAAACCTAAGGACACTAAGCCTGTGATATGTCTGGAAGTCGGCTTCCATTGCTCCGAGTGTGGCAAGATCCTCACTACTCCTACAAGCCTGAACACTCACATGCGCatccacactggagagaagccttatgaATGCAAGGAGTGCGGCAAAAGATTCTCGAATAGCAGCAGTTTAGGCAAACACCTGCTGATACACAAGGGGTTCAAAGAATTCAAATGCCAGGATTGTGGGAAGGCTTTCGCCCAGGCAAATCTTCTCAGGAATCACATGACTGTTCACTCTGGTGAGAGAAAGTTCTCCTGCTCCCATTGTGACAAGCGGTATGCATACAGGGGTAGTCTGGAGCTTCACCTGCGCACACACTCAGGGGAGAGACCtttcaaatgtactgtatgtggtaaaGACTTTGCTGACAAATGTTATCTGAAAACACACCTGAATATCCACAATAACCAGAAAAACTACCATTGTGGGGTTTGTGGGCGGAAGTTCATAAGGCTTGGGTTGTTGAAGTTACATATGCGCTCACACACCGGGGAGAGGCCCTACCATTGCACAGTGTGCGACAAGAAGTTTTTTAGACTCTCACACCTGAAGAACCATCATCTCACTCACACAGGTGAGAAACCATACACCTGTACCGAGTGCGGTAAAAGCTTCACTCAGTCTGGAGATCTGGCTAAACACAAGCGCCACCACACTGGGGAGAGGCCATTTGAATGTTCTGAATGCCACAGCCGTTTTATCTGTTCAGGTTCTCTGACCCTGCACATGAGGACCCACACTCACCGTGATGTAAAGCCATTCTCCTGCCAagagtgtgggaagagcttttaTGAACAGAGTCATGTAAAAGTCCACATGAAAATCCACAATGGGAAACCGTATTCCTGCCCCCACTGCTTTTTTTGCTTTGCTCGCAAGAGCAACCTTTCCAATCACCTGTCTAGATGTCCTCAACTTAAATGA
- the LOC112226235 gene encoding gastrula zinc finger protein XlCGF57.1 isoform X1, translating into MSKHHQDPIKTECGTQSDDVDCNREELDISQSPYITKGVCISSIQIKEEPTDFEQQGMGEEPNRSVPSFQKKHIKHQNTSNPMTGCSQISRCPVVTLTRLSNVVVKTLLRDTKVCLVKEENPDETDGVSTSQFFPCPHCTISFTDCYFLENHIKTKHQKQYLAMLKSHVSKSKTVYAPTHSCPHCSCMFHTPRQLHVHTRQAHPSAPLRKLHPCPYCARSFQYIARLHTHCKVWHKMSVAFIDGYLSCADCGKSFKNSWGLGPHQCHKPEDTKPEDGPVYMNIGMPCSECGKNCSSPRNLRIHMRTHTGEKPYVCKECGKSFSEDSSYRKHMMIHSGVKPFKCQDCGKGFARMGRLRVHMTIHSGEKPFSCSKCDKRFAYKDCLNLHLRTHSGERPFNCTVCGKDFAYRNYLKLHLKIHNNERNYHCGVCGLKFINSAALKTHQRTHTGERPFHCTVCDKTFFRHEHLKNHQRTHTGEKPYTCTECGKSFTQSGDLAKHKRIHTGERPFECSECHRRFICSADLTRHMRIHNNSRPYPCQECDKRFRLANHLKIHMRTHTGERPYSCPRCHRTFSRTHHLTGHLPRCR; encoded by the exons ATGTCTAAACACCATCAAGACCCCATCAAAACAGAGTGTGGAACACAGTCAGATGATGTTGACTGCAATAGAGAAGAACTAGACATTAGCCAATCACCCTACATTACTAAAGGGGTATGTATCAGCTCCATCCAAATCAAAGAGGAACCAACAGACTTTGAGCAGCAGGGAATGGGAGAGGAACCAAACCGTTCTGTTCCTTCCTTCCAGAAGAAGCACATCAAACATCAAAATACATCCAATCCAATGACCGGGTGTAGCCAGATATCAAGGTGTCCTGTGGTGACGCTAACAAGATTGTCTAAT GTGGTGGTTAAGACTCTTCTGCGAGACACTAAAGTgtgtttggtgaaggaggaaaaCCCAGACGAGACAGATGGAG tctctacTTCTCAGTTCTTTCCTTGTCCACACTGCACCATCTCCTTCACTGACTGTTACTTCCTGGAGAACCACATAAAGACCAAACACCAGAAGCAGTACCTGGCCATGCTGAAAAGCCACGTCTCAAAGAGTAAAACCGTGTATGCCCCCACACACAGCTGTCCCCACTGTAGCTGCATGTTCCATACCCCACGGCAGCTACACGTCCACACCCGTCAGGCCCACCCCTCTGCCCCGCTAAGGAAACTCCACCCCTGCCCTTATTGTGCCCGGAGCTTCCAGTACATAGCCAGACTGCATACTCACTGCAAGGTTTGGCACAAAATGTCGGTCGCTTTCATCGATGGGTACCTCAGTTGCGCTGACTGTGGAAAAAGCTTCAAGAATTCCTGGGGACTGGGGCCTCACCAGTGTCACAAACCTGAGGACACTAAGCCTGAGGATGGCCCTGTCTATATGAACATTGGCATGCCATGCTCAGAGTGTGGCAAAAACTGCTCTAGTCCTCGGAATCTGCGCattcacatgcgcacacacaccggCGAGAAGCCTTACGTCTGTAAAGAGTGTGGCAAGAGCTTCTCAGAAGACAGCAGTTACCGCAAACACATGATGATACACTCGGGGGTCAAGCCATTCAAATGCCAGGATTGTGGAAAGGGTTTTGCCCGGATGGGGCGACTCCGAGTTCACATGACTATTCACTCTGGCGAGAAGCCTTTCTCCTGCTCCAAATGTGACAAGCGGTTTGCATACAAGGACTGTCTGAATCTTCACCTGCGCACACACTCAGGGGAGAGACCTTTCAACTGTACTGTGTGTGGTAAAGACTTTGCTTACAGAAATTATCTGAAGTTGCATCTGAAGATCCACAACAATGAAAGGAACTACCATTGTGGGGTTTGTGGGCTGAAGTTCATAAACAGTGCAGCATTGAAAACCCACCAGCGCACACACACTGGGGAGAGGCCTTTCCATTGCACAGTGTGTGACAAGACATTTTTTCGACATGAACACCTGAAGAACCACCAGCGCACTCACACAGGTGAGAAACCATACACCTGTACCGAGTGTGGTAAAAGCTTCACTCAGTCTGGAGATCTGGCTAAACACAAGCGCATCCACACTGGGGAGAGGCCATTTGAATGTTCTGAATGCCACCGACGGTTTATCTGTTCTGCTGATCTAACCAGACACATGAGGATCCACAATAACTCACGGCCATATCCCTGCCAAGAGTGTGACAAGAGATTCCGCTTGGCCAACCACCTTAAAATTCACATGAGGACCCACACTGGGGAGAGACCATACTCCTGCCCCCGCTGCCATCGCACCTTTTCTCGCACCCACCACCTCACCGGTCACCTGCCTAGATGTCGCTGA
- the LOC112226235 gene encoding gastrula zinc finger protein XlCGF57.1 isoform X2, with protein MSKHHQDPIKTECGTQSDDVDCNREELDISQSPYITKGKKHIKHQNTSNPMTGCSQISRCPVVTLTRLSNVVVKTLLRDTKVCLVKEENPDETDGVSTSQFFPCPHCTISFTDCYFLENHIKTKHQKQYLAMLKSHVSKSKTVYAPTHSCPHCSCMFHTPRQLHVHTRQAHPSAPLRKLHPCPYCARSFQYIARLHTHCKVWHKMSVAFIDGYLSCADCGKSFKNSWGLGPHQCHKPEDTKPEDGPVYMNIGMPCSECGKNCSSPRNLRIHMRTHTGEKPYVCKECGKSFSEDSSYRKHMMIHSGVKPFKCQDCGKGFARMGRLRVHMTIHSGEKPFSCSKCDKRFAYKDCLNLHLRTHSGERPFNCTVCGKDFAYRNYLKLHLKIHNNERNYHCGVCGLKFINSAALKTHQRTHTGERPFHCTVCDKTFFRHEHLKNHQRTHTGEKPYTCTECGKSFTQSGDLAKHKRIHTGERPFECSECHRRFICSADLTRHMRIHNNSRPYPCQECDKRFRLANHLKIHMRTHTGERPYSCPRCHRTFSRTHHLTGHLPRCR; from the exons ATGTCTAAACACCATCAAGACCCCATCAAAACAGAGTGTGGAACACAGTCAGATGATGTTGACTGCAATAGAGAAGAACTAGACATTAGCCAATCACCCTACATTACTAAAGGG AAGAAGCACATCAAACATCAAAATACATCCAATCCAATGACCGGGTGTAGCCAGATATCAAGGTGTCCTGTGGTGACGCTAACAAGATTGTCTAAT GTGGTGGTTAAGACTCTTCTGCGAGACACTAAAGTgtgtttggtgaaggaggaaaaCCCAGACGAGACAGATGGAG tctctacTTCTCAGTTCTTTCCTTGTCCACACTGCACCATCTCCTTCACTGACTGTTACTTCCTGGAGAACCACATAAAGACCAAACACCAGAAGCAGTACCTGGCCATGCTGAAAAGCCACGTCTCAAAGAGTAAAACCGTGTATGCCCCCACACACAGCTGTCCCCACTGTAGCTGCATGTTCCATACCCCACGGCAGCTACACGTCCACACCCGTCAGGCCCACCCCTCTGCCCCGCTAAGGAAACTCCACCCCTGCCCTTATTGTGCCCGGAGCTTCCAGTACATAGCCAGACTGCATACTCACTGCAAGGTTTGGCACAAAATGTCGGTCGCTTTCATCGATGGGTACCTCAGTTGCGCTGACTGTGGAAAAAGCTTCAAGAATTCCTGGGGACTGGGGCCTCACCAGTGTCACAAACCTGAGGACACTAAGCCTGAGGATGGCCCTGTCTATATGAACATTGGCATGCCATGCTCAGAGTGTGGCAAAAACTGCTCTAGTCCTCGGAATCTGCGCattcacatgcgcacacacaccggCGAGAAGCCTTACGTCTGTAAAGAGTGTGGCAAGAGCTTCTCAGAAGACAGCAGTTACCGCAAACACATGATGATACACTCGGGGGTCAAGCCATTCAAATGCCAGGATTGTGGAAAGGGTTTTGCCCGGATGGGGCGACTCCGAGTTCACATGACTATTCACTCTGGCGAGAAGCCTTTCTCCTGCTCCAAATGTGACAAGCGGTTTGCATACAAGGACTGTCTGAATCTTCACCTGCGCACACACTCAGGGGAGAGACCTTTCAACTGTACTGTGTGTGGTAAAGACTTTGCTTACAGAAATTATCTGAAGTTGCATCTGAAGATCCACAACAATGAAAGGAACTACCATTGTGGGGTTTGTGGGCTGAAGTTCATAAACAGTGCAGCATTGAAAACCCACCAGCGCACACACACTGGGGAGAGGCCTTTCCATTGCACAGTGTGTGACAAGACATTTTTTCGACATGAACACCTGAAGAACCACCAGCGCACTCACACAGGTGAGAAACCATACACCTGTACCGAGTGTGGTAAAAGCTTCACTCAGTCTGGAGATCTGGCTAAACACAAGCGCATCCACACTGGGGAGAGGCCATTTGAATGTTCTGAATGCCACCGACGGTTTATCTGTTCTGCTGATCTAACCAGACACATGAGGATCCACAATAACTCACGGCCATATCCCTGCCAAGAGTGTGACAAGAGATTCCGCTTGGCCAACCACCTTAAAATTCACATGAGGACCCACACTGGGGAGAGACCATACTCCTGCCCCCGCTGCCATCGCACCTTTTCTCGCACCCACCACCTCACCGGTCACCTGCCTAGATGTCGCTGA